One window from the genome of Fulvivirga lutea encodes:
- a CDS encoding carboxymuconolactone decarboxylase family protein: MELVNDFNEYRAKMNERILGADNKVIKRIFNLDTNAFADGALDSKTKELLGLTCSMVLRCDDCVKYHLGKCYEMKFTDEQIFEAFAIANLIGGTIVIPHLRRATEYWDSLKLS; the protein is encoded by the coding sequence ATGGAACTAGTAAATGATTTTAATGAATACAGGGCTAAAATGAATGAGCGCATTTTAGGTGCTGACAATAAAGTAATCAAACGAATATTTAATTTAGATACCAATGCTTTTGCAGATGGAGCGTTAGACAGTAAAACAAAAGAACTTTTGGGTTTAACTTGTTCAATGGTATTACGGTGTGACGATTGCGTAAAATATCATCTGGGTAAATGTTATGAAATGAAGTTCACAGACGAGCAAATTTTTGAAGCGTTTGCCATTGCAAACCTTATTGGTGGAACAATTGTTATTCCCCACCTAAGAAGAGCAACAGAATATTGGGATAGTCTAAAGTTATCATGA
- a CDS encoding ComF family protein, with the protein MRILEDFISLFFPNFCLGCNRSLYKQERLVCAHCISEAAKTNTHLEHDNFIKRKFDGKIQVENAWSYFYFQKDGIAQNLIHHLKYENRPELGVELGKRYASVLKEVINLNKPDYIVPVPLHFKKLKKRGYNQSAEFAKGLSQVLEIPYLNGLERKIATETQTAKSRMQRWENVNTIFGVIDDSVVKKHILLVDDVITTGATIEACAQILIDAGCKVTIATLASVR; encoded by the coding sequence TTGAGAATACTGGAAGATTTTATTTCGTTGTTTTTCCCCAACTTTTGCCTTGGCTGTAATCGTTCATTATATAAACAAGAGCGACTCGTTTGTGCTCATTGTATTTCAGAGGCAGCAAAAACCAATACACATTTAGAACATGATAATTTTATTAAAAGAAAGTTCGATGGTAAAATTCAGGTTGAGAATGCCTGGTCTTACTTTTATTTTCAAAAAGATGGTATTGCCCAAAACCTTATTCACCACTTAAAATATGAAAACAGGCCAGAATTGGGTGTTGAATTAGGCAAGCGATATGCCTCGGTATTAAAGGAGGTGATTAACCTTAATAAACCAGACTATATCGTACCTGTTCCGTTGCACTTTAAGAAATTGAAAAAAAGAGGCTACAATCAAAGTGCTGAATTCGCAAAAGGGCTAAGCCAAGTATTAGAAATTCCGTACTTAAATGGTTTGGAAAGAAAAATTGCAACCGAAACTCAGACAGCAAAATCAAGAATGCAACGTTGGGAGAATGTAAATACCATTTTTGGTGTCATTGATGATTCGGTAGTTAAGAAGCATATTTTGTTAGTAGATGATGTGATTACCACTGGCGCAACCATTGAAGCGTGTGCTCAAATTTTAATTGATGCTGGCTGCAAGGTTACAATTGCTACTTTAGCCAGTGTTAGGTGA
- a CDS encoding toxin-antitoxin system YwqK family antitoxin — translation MIHYKITISVLILGCLMLSHSGISQDQSVKVYNSDSTIVGQGKLVNGSKEGLWRYYNEKGIVIEEGEYVANKKDGKWRFYYDDGNLKAKVEYRSGTPLDYLEYYKNGYHKKKGSFENGRKNGVWTTYYENGIRERVEQYVNGAKQGIVQVYTPNRELIIEAEYKDDTTHGVWKEYNLFRELIVEGYYSNGLKDKVWRFYYDNGNLEEQLVYNNGLKENSYRSYFINGKVRITGFYENDLRTGNWRFFYENGQLMEEGSYKLGDQHGQWFSYHPNGKVESIGTFVNGLEDGLWGIFHENGSLKVEETWRLGAIWNISPYITESGDTLTSGTLKDGNGIKIDYYPNNKIEISCSFKDGIPHGEWKYYLSDGTLAELGQFNNGVKTGKWQFFHSNGNIESEGEFKDGEKSGLWKYYYRGGKLKEQIKH, via the coding sequence ATGATTCATTATAAAATCACCATTTCTGTTTTAATTCTCGGCTGCCTAATGTTGTCGCACAGCGGCATTAGTCAAGATCAAAGTGTAAAAGTTTATAATTCTGATAGTACCATTGTGGGCCAAGGTAAATTGGTTAATGGAAGCAAAGAGGGCCTATGGAGATATTATAATGAAAAGGGAATTGTCATTGAAGAAGGTGAATACGTGGCGAATAAAAAAGATGGAAAATGGAGGTTTTATTATGATGATGGTAACCTAAAGGCCAAAGTTGAATACCGCTCAGGAACCCCATTAGATTATCTGGAATACTACAAAAATGGCTACCATAAAAAGAAGGGTTCGTTCGAAAATGGAAGAAAAAACGGTGTTTGGACAACCTATTATGAAAATGGTATTAGAGAGCGTGTTGAGCAATATGTGAATGGTGCCAAACAAGGTATAGTTCAGGTATACACACCAAATCGGGAGCTGATAATAGAGGCGGAATATAAAGATGACACCACCCATGGCGTTTGGAAAGAATATAATTTGTTCAGGGAATTAATTGTTGAAGGTTATTATTCCAATGGCCTGAAAGATAAAGTCTGGCGGTTTTATTATGATAATGGTAACCTGGAAGAGCAGTTAGTGTACAACAATGGTTTAAAAGAAAACAGCTATCGCAGTTATTTCATTAACGGTAAAGTTCGAATCACCGGTTTTTATGAAAATGACCTTAGAACCGGAAACTGGCGCTTTTTTTATGAAAATGGTCAATTAATGGAGGAAGGTAGCTACAAATTGGGTGATCAACACGGCCAATGGTTTAGCTATCACCCGAATGGAAAAGTAGAATCAATCGGAACTTTTGTAAATGGTTTGGAAGATGGACTTTGGGGCATTTTTCATGAAAATGGATCATTAAAAGTAGAAGAAACATGGCGCTTAGGAGCCATATGGAACATTAGTCCTTACATAACAGAATCTGGAGATACCCTCACTTCTGGCACCTTAAAAGATGGTAACGGAATAAAAATTGATTATTATCCGAATAATAAAATAGAGATTAGTTGCTCATTTAAAGACGGCATTCCGCATGGTGAATGGAAATACTATTTAAGTGACGGTACTCTTGCAGAGTTAGGTCAATTTAATAATGGTGTAAAAACAGGCAAATGGCAGTTTTTTCATAGCAATGGAAATATTGAGTCTGAAGGGGAGTTTAAGGATGGTGAAAAGTCGGGGTTATGGAAATACTATTACCGTGGTGGTAAACTAAAAGAACAAATCAAGCATTAG
- a CDS encoding RidA family protein has protein sequence MKSRQNFSSGAKWEDIVGYSRAVRVGNVIETSGTVSIVNGELYGKGDPYLQTKRCLEIIEEYILKAGGRLEDIIRTRIYVTDISLWSEIGKAHGEYFKSIKPVTSMVEVSKLIDPDYLVEIEASAIVQ, from the coding sequence ATGAAATCAAGACAAAACTTTTCCTCTGGAGCCAAATGGGAAGATATTGTTGGTTATTCACGTGCTGTGAGAGTTGGCAATGTTATTGAGACATCCGGTACGGTGTCCATCGTAAATGGGGAACTATATGGCAAAGGAGACCCTTATTTACAAACGAAGAGATGTCTGGAAATAATTGAAGAATATATTCTTAAAGCCGGAGGGCGATTGGAAGATATAATTCGAACCAGAATTTATGTTACTGATATTAGCCTATGGAGCGAAATAGGCAAAGCACATGGAGAATACTTTAAATCAATTAAGCCCGTTACTTCTATGGTAGAAGTTAGTAAACTAATTGACCCAGATTATCTGGTTGAAATTGAAGCTAGTGCTATTGTTCAGTAG
- a CDS encoding LOG family protein: protein MKNICVFCGSSFGNSPAYKNSAIELGELLAQKKYRLVYGGGNVGLMGVIADTVIKCGGEVIGVIPEFLQQREVGHTGLTELIVVDSMHQRKMKMAELADAFIAMPGGFGTLEELAEITTWVQLNLMNKPIGVLNVNGYYNHLQEFIGKMNKEKFISVENSNLIQFDNQPKELLAQLESSNGQNNSLLRSKI from the coding sequence ATGAAGAATATCTGTGTTTTTTGCGGTTCGAGTTTTGGCAATTCGCCAGCCTATAAAAATTCAGCCATTGAATTAGGAGAATTATTAGCACAGAAAAAATATCGACTTGTATATGGAGGCGGAAATGTTGGATTAATGGGGGTAATTGCTGATACGGTTATTAAGTGCGGAGGAGAAGTAATAGGAGTAATTCCGGAATTCTTGCAGCAAAGGGAAGTGGGCCATACTGGGTTGACAGAACTAATAGTAGTGGATTCAATGCATCAAAGAAAGATGAAAATGGCAGAACTGGCGGATGCATTCATTGCAATGCCCGGAGGTTTTGGAACACTCGAAGAATTGGCAGAGATTACAACTTGGGTACAGCTTAATTTAATGAACAAGCCCATTGGTGTATTAAACGTGAATGGCTATTATAATCATTTACAGGAATTTATAGGAAAAATGAATAAGGAGAAATTTATTTCTGTTGAGAACAGTAATTTGATACAATTCGATAATCAACCAAAAGAGCTGCTGGCGCAATTAGAAAGTTCTAACGGTCAGAATAACAGCCTGTTAAGAAGTAAAATATAA
- a CDS encoding aspartyl protease family protein, translating to MFKKEKLTYTSFVDRKAFLLLITLFIGFVQLNAQTLGFRFINDQKRVRIPFELYNNLIVVPVILNNQLPLKFILDTGVRTTILTEKAYTDILNLSYSKKYTIAGIGDDVDEGIEAYITNGVSLTLPGVKGTGHAMLVLEEDYLELRNYLGTDVHGVLGYEIFSRFVVKVDYDNKMLMLTTPEYFHPSRKYDELDLSVEDTKPYLTGTIQYENQEPINLKLMVDSGASHGLLLDTDSDEKLFVPEKNLRTNLGRGLAGDMYGKIARIEKLEIGNRSWKNPLATFPDGNDLLDSLKGSNVFRHGSIGGGILTRFKVIFDFPEEKIYLKKGRKFKSDFTYNLSGIIVKAKGSRLNTFEIVEIRPGSAGEKAGFQVGDQIISVDNIDKSRLNLELINGMLNSRENKKVRIEVARGQVHYSARFRLKSQI from the coding sequence GTGTTTAAAAAGGAAAAACTTACGTATACTTCTTTTGTGGATAGAAAGGCTTTTTTATTACTTATAACTCTGTTTATTGGATTCGTTCAATTAAACGCACAAACTCTTGGGTTTAGGTTTATCAATGACCAGAAGCGTGTACGTATACCTTTTGAACTTTACAATAACCTAATCGTAGTACCGGTTATCCTGAACAATCAACTTCCTTTAAAATTTATTCTGGATACAGGGGTTCGTACTACCATTCTAACCGAAAAAGCCTATACCGATATACTTAATTTATCTTATTCCAAAAAATATACCATTGCAGGAATTGGAGATGATGTCGATGAAGGAATAGAGGCATACATTACGAATGGCGTTTCATTGACTTTACCGGGTGTGAAGGGAACAGGCCACGCCATGCTTGTGTTGGAAGAAGATTATCTGGAATTACGTAACTACCTCGGCACAGATGTACATGGTGTTTTAGGTTATGAGATATTTAGCCGATTTGTTGTAAAGGTAGATTACGACAACAAAATGTTGATGTTAACTACTCCGGAGTATTTTCATCCGAGTAGAAAATATGATGAATTGGACCTTTCAGTGGAAGATACCAAACCATACTTAACCGGAACGATCCAGTACGAAAATCAGGAGCCTATAAATTTGAAATTAATGGTTGATTCTGGAGCCAGCCATGGTTTATTGTTAGATACAGACTCTGATGAAAAATTATTCGTCCCGGAGAAAAACCTTAGAACCAATTTAGGAAGAGGGTTAGCAGGTGACATGTATGGTAAAATAGCAAGAATTGAAAAGTTAGAAATTGGGAATAGGTCCTGGAAGAACCCTCTTGCCACTTTTCCTGATGGCAATGATTTGCTCGATAGTTTAAAAGGATCAAATGTTTTTAGACATGGATCTATCGGTGGAGGCATTCTTACGCGCTTTAAAGTAATTTTCGATTTTCCTGAAGAGAAGATTTATTTAAAAAAAGGGAGAAAGTTTAAGTCGGACTTCACTTATAATTTGAGTGGCATTATTGTAAAAGCAAAAGGCAGCCGATTAAATACATTTGAAATAGTTGAAATTAGACCGGGCTCTGCTGGGGAAAAAGCGGGCTTTCAAGTCGGGGATCAAATCATTTCTGTAGATAATATTGATAAGTCAAGATTGAATCTGGAGCTGATCAATGGAATGTTGAACTCTCGCGAAAACAAGAAAGTGAGAATAGAAGTAGCAAGAGGCCAGGTTCACTACTCTGCCAGGTTCCGGTTGAAAAGTCAGATTTAA
- a CDS encoding NAD(P)/FAD-dependent oxidoreductase codes for MTRDSTKNQIVIIGAGLAGLVTAIMLKKSGLDVILIEKKQFPFHRVCGEYISNEVKPFLLSLGIMPEELNPSSISEFELTSIAGKSKTIQLDLGGFGISRYAFDQYLYQIALDKGVNVIHDQVEDIFFSGKEFCVKTKEMSIRSELVIGAFGKRSVLDKKLTRSFMLRPSPYVGVKYHIKYDYPTNKVSLHNFAGGYCGLSAIEGGKYNLCYLSHRSNLKEYRNIEKMEQDILCQNPKLKDVFDNADFLFDAPQVINEISFETKQPVENHILMCGDAAGMITPLCGNGMAMAIHSAKIVSEEVINYFTNHKDRGTLEMNYSKRWNHHFRTRLAVGRTIQKLFGATFQSNFALSLLNFKPLANFIVKNTHGQPF; via the coding sequence TTGACTAGAGATTCAACAAAAAATCAAATTGTAATCATTGGTGCCGGTTTAGCCGGTTTGGTAACCGCCATCATGCTAAAAAAATCTGGGTTAGATGTTATACTAATCGAAAAGAAGCAATTTCCTTTTCACAGGGTATGTGGCGAATACATCTCGAATGAGGTTAAGCCTTTTCTTTTGAGTTTAGGAATTATGCCGGAAGAGCTTAACCCAAGTAGCATATCAGAATTTGAATTAACATCAATTGCTGGTAAGTCTAAAACCATTCAACTCGATCTGGGGGGTTTTGGTATTAGCAGATATGCCTTTGACCAATACCTTTATCAAATAGCCTTGGATAAAGGAGTGAATGTCATTCACGACCAGGTAGAAGATATCTTCTTTTCCGGAAAGGAATTTTGTGTAAAAACAAAAGAAATGAGTATCAGGTCGGAGTTGGTAATAGGTGCTTTTGGTAAGCGTTCAGTGTTAGATAAAAAACTAACTCGGTCATTTATGCTCCGCCCTTCCCCTTATGTTGGAGTTAAATATCATATCAAGTATGATTACCCAACAAACAAAGTTTCACTGCACAATTTTGCTGGCGGATATTGTGGATTAAGTGCAATAGAAGGAGGAAAGTATAATTTATGTTATCTGTCTCATCGATCAAACCTTAAAGAGTATCGAAATATTGAGAAAATGGAGCAGGATATTCTGTGCCAAAATCCAAAGCTTAAAGATGTATTTGACAATGCGGATTTTTTATTTGATGCTCCTCAGGTAATCAATGAAATATCATTTGAAACAAAACAGCCCGTTGAAAACCATATTTTAATGTGTGGAGATGCTGCGGGAATGATTACACCACTGTGTGGCAATGGAATGGCAATGGCCATTCATTCTGCAAAAATTGTATCTGAGGAGGTAATTAATTATTTCACAAACCATAAGGATAGAGGTACATTAGAAATGAACTATTCCAAACGTTGGAACCACCACTTTAGAACCAGGTTGGCTGTTGGCAGAACCATTCAAAAGTTGTTCGGAGCTACGTTTCAATCAAACTTTGCTTTGAGCTTATTAAACTTTAAGCCATTGGCCAATTTTATAGTGAAAAACACTCATGGCCAGCCGTTTTAG
- a CDS encoding UbiA family prenyltransferase codes for MTSIFNKSAWLHLRIPFSFFLMPVFLFALAVSSNVSIQNALIVFICLHIFLYPASNGYNSYFDKDEGSIGSLKNPPKVNKGLYYLSLIFDFIALLLAAYNIAFLLMILVYGLVSKAYSHPLIRLKKYPFGSWLIAGFFQGAFTFMMSYIGINDIHFFAALDKELLLAAILTSVMLWGSYPMTQIYQHEEDYERGDITLSYKLGILGTFHFVGLVFSLSSLGFVWYFNSYFNLTVVSIYLIMMAPVIGYFSYWYFKVRKDKQAADFDHTMKLNFISASCLNIFFIYLFLC; via the coding sequence ATGACTTCCATATTTAATAAATCTGCCTGGCTACACTTAAGAATCCCTTTTTCATTTTTCCTGATGCCAGTATTTTTATTTGCACTTGCTGTTTCTTCTAATGTAAGCATTCAAAATGCACTAATTGTTTTTATCTGCTTACATATTTTTCTATATCCTGCCAGCAATGGCTATAATAGCTATTTTGATAAAGATGAAGGGAGCATTGGAAGTCTTAAAAACCCTCCAAAAGTTAATAAAGGCTTGTATTATTTGTCTCTAATTTTTGACTTCATTGCTTTGCTCTTAGCTGCATACAATATCGCCTTTCTTTTAATGATTTTAGTTTATGGACTTGTTTCAAAAGCATATAGCCATCCTCTTATTCGACTAAAGAAATACCCATTTGGAAGCTGGTTAATAGCAGGATTTTTTCAGGGAGCTTTTACTTTTATGATGTCGTACATCGGTATAAACGATATTCACTTTTTTGCAGCATTAGATAAAGAATTATTACTGGCAGCAATACTCACCTCTGTTATGCTTTGGGGTTCTTACCCAATGACTCAAATTTATCAGCACGAAGAGGATTATGAACGAGGAGACATAACTCTTAGCTATAAATTAGGAATACTTGGAACCTTTCATTTTGTTGGGTTGGTTTTCAGCTTGTCGTCATTAGGGTTCGTTTGGTACTTCAATAGCTATTTTAACTTGACTGTAGTTTCTATTTATCTGATAATGATGGCTCCGGTCATTGGCTATTTTTCTTACTGGTATTTTAAAGTAAGAAAGGATAAACAAGCTGCCGATTTCGATCATACCATGAAACTCAATTTTATTTCCGCCTCTTGCCTAAATATATTTTTTATATACCTTTTCCTCTGCTAA
- a CDS encoding type III polyketide synthase, giving the protein MGVSYITAIETNVPKNKVSQKQALQFMVSMNDLNAEESHRLKALYRASGIANRYSVLSDYNKTTEFTFYPNNKSTSLPDTKNRMAIYAEEAVELGAAAAKKCFQSANVKPESITHLITVSCTGLHAPGQDIELINRLGLKGNVERTAINFMGCYAAFNALKLADSISQAADSKVLVVCTELCSIHFQKGKDEDNLLANALFGDGSAAVIVESNLSKKSLEIKGKNCDLLPDGKDEMAWGIGPFGFEMKLSSYVPDIINGGISRLLENYNSKFEFYAIHPGGKKILKVVEQALGINKDKNAQAHHVLKNYGNMSSPTVLFVLKEIWDGLTRSDNEKEILSMAFGPGLTLESMTFKINHNA; this is encoded by the coding sequence ATGGGCGTAAGCTATATAACAGCAATAGAAACGAATGTTCCGAAAAACAAAGTGTCTCAAAAGCAGGCGTTGCAGTTTATGGTTTCCATGAACGACTTAAATGCAGAAGAATCACATAGGCTTAAGGCGCTTTACCGTGCTAGCGGAATTGCAAATAGATACTCTGTTCTTTCTGATTATAACAAAACAACGGAATTTACTTTTTACCCAAATAATAAAAGTACCAGCCTGCCTGATACTAAAAACAGGATGGCAATTTATGCAGAAGAAGCGGTTGAGCTTGGTGCAGCAGCAGCCAAAAAATGTTTTCAATCGGCCAACGTAAAACCAGAATCAATTACCCATTTAATAACCGTAAGCTGTACTGGGCTTCACGCTCCTGGCCAGGATATTGAATTAATCAATCGCTTGGGTTTGAAAGGGAATGTTGAAAGAACAGCCATTAATTTCATGGGTTGTTATGCAGCCTTTAATGCTTTAAAACTAGCTGACTCTATTAGTCAGGCAGCAGACTCAAAAGTTCTTGTTGTATGTACAGAGTTATGCAGTATCCATTTTCAAAAAGGAAAAGATGAAGATAACCTTTTAGCCAATGCCCTTTTTGGTGATGGTTCAGCAGCTGTAATTGTAGAGTCAAATCTTTCAAAAAAGTCACTTGAGATAAAAGGAAAAAATTGTGATTTATTACCGGATGGTAAAGACGAAATGGCGTGGGGTATTGGGCCATTTGGTTTCGAAATGAAGCTTTCAAGCTACGTACCTGACATTATTAACGGAGGCATTTCTAGACTGTTAGAAAATTATAATTCCAAGTTCGAATTTTATGCCATTCACCCAGGAGGAAAAAAAATATTAAAGGTAGTTGAACAGGCTTTAGGTATTAATAAAGACAAGAATGCACAAGCGCATCATGTTCTAAAAAATTATGGAAATATGTCTTCACCTACCGTTCTGTTTGTACTCAAGGAAATTTGGGATGGACTAACTCGCTCAGATAATGAAAAAGAAATTTTATCAATGGCTTTTGGTCCAGGGCTTACTCTGGAGAGCATGACATTTAAAATCAACCACAATGCCTGA
- a CDS encoding methyltransferase domain-containing protein translates to MPDFSFRSDEQEIMDDLNCSGEVVAQTLKELETINKWLGGNYVTIDGLRQLIGKRKEEITIADLGCGGGDMLKLIAKWARRMNIKLKLFGVDANPNIIEFAQNNCSSYPEIEFLCLDIFSEEFQSTQFDIITSTLFTHHFDDAKLKLMYSGWLKQARLGVVINDLHRHWLAYYSIKLLTQLFSKSEMVKNDGPVSVLRSFKRKELKALFHAAEVNTYSLKWMWAFRWQIVISN, encoded by the coding sequence ATGCCTGATTTCAGCTTCCGATCAGATGAGCAGGAAATAATGGACGACTTAAATTGTTCAGGAGAAGTTGTTGCTCAAACCCTAAAAGAGTTGGAAACCATAAATAAATGGCTGGGTGGTAATTATGTAACCATTGATGGATTAAGGCAGCTTATTGGAAAAAGGAAAGAGGAAATTACCATAGCAGATCTCGGTTGTGGTGGCGGGGATATGCTAAAACTAATCGCCAAATGGGCGAGGCGAATGAATATTAAACTGAAGCTTTTTGGTGTAGATGCCAATCCCAATATCATTGAATTTGCTCAAAATAATTGTTCATCCTATCCGGAAATAGAATTTCTGTGCCTTGATATTTTCTCAGAAGAATTTCAATCAACACAATTCGATATCATTACTTCTACACTGTTTACTCATCATTTTGATGATGCAAAACTGAAATTGATGTATAGCGGATGGCTTAAACAAGCTCGTTTAGGTGTTGTCATCAATGATCTACACAGGCACTGGTTGGCCTATTATTCAATTAAATTGCTCACGCAACTATTCTCTAAATCAGAGATGGTAAAAAATGATGGCCCGGTTTCCGTATTAAGATCATTTAAAAGAAAAGAGTTAAAGGCGCTATTTCACGCGGCAGAAGTTAATACCTATTCATTAAAATGGATGTGGGCTTTTCGGTGGCAAATTGTCATTTCTAACTGA